The proteins below are encoded in one region of Paenarthrobacter ilicis:
- a CDS encoding ABC transporter ATP-binding protein: MTTIGHTPDHAAVVEPVLTIDQLQVTFATDGGDVHAVKDVSLEVKPGEVVAIVGESGSGKTVTAKTILGLLPETAISSGAVVINGNNVISVSKSTLRKIRGRDVAMVFQEPSTALNPVFTVGWQIAEGIRAHATDGHRVSAKEAKKRAVEALRKVGIPDPETRVNYYPHQFSGGQKQRVVIAAALALEPGLIVADEPTTALDVTVQAEILQLLRDLRDNYGTSIVLITHNMGVVADLADRVVVMYQGDVVEEASSRKLFAEPRQQYTRDLLAAVPHLGRHSASEGARSRMHQEGRVLVEAKNLTIEYPGRFGRGGFKAVDDVSFTVSENEVFGLVGESGSGKSTIGRAIAGLTRTTGGSLKVLGYEMLDFKERSFRPLRKDIGFVFQDPAASFNPHLTIGECVAEPLIIHTKPGPAEVRKKVGELLESVQLPASYAQRYPHELSGGQRQRASLARSLALSPRLLIADEPTSALDVSVQAKVLELFKDIQEEFGFAALFISHDLAVVDMLSHWVGVLYKGRLVEQGIGNQVMGSPQHDYTKRLIASLPVPDPGEQARRRDAHRALLGG, encoded by the coding sequence ATGACCACCATCGGACACACACCGGACCACGCTGCAGTTGTTGAGCCGGTCCTGACCATCGACCAGCTCCAAGTCACCTTCGCCACTGATGGCGGGGACGTCCACGCCGTCAAGGACGTCAGCCTTGAAGTGAAACCCGGCGAAGTAGTGGCAATCGTAGGGGAGTCGGGCTCAGGCAAGACCGTTACGGCAAAAACCATCCTGGGGCTGCTTCCCGAAACGGCCATCAGTTCCGGGGCCGTGGTGATCAACGGCAACAATGTGATCAGCGTCAGCAAATCCACCCTCCGCAAGATCCGCGGCCGTGATGTTGCCATGGTGTTCCAGGAACCGTCAACAGCGCTCAACCCTGTATTCACCGTGGGCTGGCAAATCGCTGAGGGCATCCGGGCGCACGCAACCGACGGCCACAGGGTGTCGGCCAAGGAAGCCAAAAAACGTGCAGTTGAAGCTCTTCGCAAGGTGGGCATTCCGGACCCTGAAACCCGGGTCAACTACTACCCGCACCAGTTCTCCGGCGGACAGAAACAGCGGGTGGTCATCGCTGCTGCCCTGGCGCTCGAGCCCGGCCTGATCGTGGCGGACGAGCCCACCACGGCACTTGACGTCACCGTCCAGGCCGAAATACTCCAGCTCCTCCGGGACCTGCGGGACAACTACGGCACCTCGATTGTGCTCATCACCCACAACATGGGCGTGGTGGCGGACTTGGCCGACCGCGTGGTGGTCATGTACCAGGGCGATGTTGTGGAGGAAGCGTCCTCCCGCAAACTCTTCGCCGAGCCGCGGCAGCAGTACACCCGCGACCTCCTGGCCGCGGTACCGCACTTGGGCCGCCATTCAGCATCCGAAGGAGCCCGGAGCCGCATGCACCAGGAGGGCCGGGTCCTGGTGGAAGCCAAGAACCTGACCATTGAATATCCCGGGAGGTTTGGCCGCGGCGGATTCAAGGCCGTGGATGACGTCAGCTTTACGGTGTCCGAGAATGAAGTCTTCGGGCTGGTGGGGGAGTCGGGTTCAGGCAAGTCCACCATCGGCCGGGCCATCGCTGGACTGACCCGGACCACTGGCGGAAGCCTGAAGGTTCTGGGCTACGAGATGTTGGACTTCAAAGAGCGCAGCTTCAGGCCTTTGCGCAAGGACATCGGCTTCGTCTTCCAGGACCCGGCGGCATCCTTCAACCCGCACCTGACCATCGGAGAGTGTGTCGCAGAGCCGTTGATCATCCACACCAAGCCGGGTCCGGCGGAGGTACGGAAGAAGGTGGGCGAGCTGCTCGAGTCAGTCCAGCTGCCGGCGTCGTATGCCCAGCGCTACCCGCACGAGCTCTCCGGTGGCCAGCGCCAGCGGGCCTCCCTGGCCAGATCGCTGGCGTTGAGCCCGCGGCTTCTGATTGCCGACGAGCCAACGTCGGCCCTGGACGTTTCCGTCCAGGCGAAGGTGCTGGAACTGTTCAAGGACATTCAGGAGGAGTTCGGCTTTGCCGCTCTATTCATCAGCCATGACCTCGCGGTAGTGGACATGTTGTCCCACTGGGTGGGGGTCCTGTACAAAGGCCGTCTGGTGGAGCAGGGGATAGGCAACCAAGTGATGGGCTCGCCCCAGCACGACTACACCAAGAGGCTCATCGCCTCCCTGCCCGTTCCCGATCCCGGGGAACAAGCACGACGGCGGGATGCCCACCGCGCGTTGCTTGGCGGCTAG
- a CDS encoding J domain-containing protein: MAEGSSSHYQVLRVSVTATDKEIKVAYRKAARKAHPDHGGEAEVFRRVTLAYETLIDPQRRAEYDRRYASGATGVSQPRPGDYTGSTAPGPAASANVKRPQSQRNTAGDPAVYVPPFDDPQEVPLISLAEATQQVHGLPRKRGIFGAEARIQREMRTVQLISRQVLSTIPAARLINGLRSPSDNSHIDHAVLSGYRLALVGSMLLPKGAYAWDGHSLRHGGRSVAPPQLAEIVRHMQDIFPELNVTGWVVLHGPDGNLHEPVIDQYGRGQSGSGTIEVVNGAGLVRGLKQFLTSGPAPNTVVVPVLARLLRGMH; the protein is encoded by the coding sequence TTGGCCGAGGGCAGCAGTTCGCATTATCAGGTTCTCCGCGTTTCCGTGACTGCCACGGACAAGGAGATCAAAGTGGCCTACCGTAAGGCCGCCCGGAAAGCACACCCGGACCACGGCGGTGAGGCGGAAGTGTTCCGGCGGGTGACCCTGGCCTATGAGACATTGATAGACCCGCAGCGACGGGCAGAGTATGACCGCAGGTACGCCAGCGGAGCGACCGGTGTCAGCCAACCGCGGCCCGGCGACTACACGGGCAGCACCGCTCCGGGCCCGGCGGCGTCTGCCAACGTCAAGCGACCCCAGTCCCAGCGCAACACTGCAGGGGATCCGGCCGTCTATGTCCCGCCCTTCGACGACCCACAGGAAGTGCCGCTGATCTCCTTGGCGGAGGCCACACAGCAGGTCCATGGCTTGCCGCGCAAACGGGGCATCTTTGGCGCGGAAGCACGCATCCAGCGCGAAATGCGCACGGTGCAGCTGATCAGCCGCCAGGTGTTGTCCACCATCCCCGCGGCCCGGCTCATCAACGGTCTCCGCTCCCCTTCGGACAACAGCCACATAGACCACGCGGTCCTGTCCGGGTATCGGCTGGCCTTGGTGGGCTCCATGTTGCTGCCCAAGGGGGCTTACGCCTGGGACGGCCACTCGTTGCGGCACGGCGGCCGGTCCGTGGCTCCTCCGCAGCTGGCAGAGATTGTCCGCCACATGCAGGACATCTTCCCTGAACTTAACGTCACCGGATGGGTTGTCCTCCACGGCCCGGACGGCAACCTTCACGAGCCGGTGATCGATCAGTACGGAAGGGGCCAGTCCGGCAGCGGAACAATCGAAGTGGTCAATGGGGCTGGCCTGGTCAGGGGCCTGAAGCAATTCTTGACCTCCGGGCCTGCGCCCAACACAGTGGTGGTCCCGGTCCTGGCACGCCTCCTGCGCGGAATGCATTAG
- a CDS encoding cysteine desulfurase family protein, translating into MPAYLDHAATTPLSAEALAVMTRELARTGNPSSLHGAGRRARRAVEDARETLAAAAGAHPSEVIFTSGGTEADNLAVKGLFWARRGEDPRRNRILCSAVEHHAVMDTVEWLERHEAADVVWLPVDSEGVVQPDVVQREIERDPGAVALITVMWANNEVGSIQPVADIAGLAQKHGIPVHSDAVQAFGSVPVNFRESGLSAMSVSGHKLGGPVGVGALFLGRAVKLTPVQHGGGQERDVRSGTLDTPAIAAFAAAAEAVTSRLAAEHQRLSSLRDRLIDGVLATVPDAVLRGARGDGRLPGNAHFTFPGCEGDSLLFLLDLAGVESSTGSACTAGVPRPSHVLLAMGLDEDTARGAQRFTLGHSSTDADVDALLKALPEACSRARQAGMAGHESSIQTAATVARQKLG; encoded by the coding sequence GTGCCTGCTTACCTTGACCACGCCGCCACCACGCCCCTTTCGGCCGAGGCGCTCGCTGTCATGACGCGCGAGCTTGCCCGGACGGGCAACCCCTCTTCCCTGCATGGAGCGGGGCGTCGCGCGCGCAGGGCGGTGGAGGACGCACGGGAGACCCTGGCCGCAGCCGCAGGAGCGCACCCTTCTGAAGTTATCTTCACGTCCGGGGGAACGGAAGCGGACAACCTGGCTGTCAAGGGCCTTTTTTGGGCCCGCCGCGGCGAAGACCCACGCCGGAACCGGATCCTGTGTTCCGCCGTCGAACATCACGCCGTCATGGACACCGTGGAATGGCTGGAACGTCACGAGGCCGCGGACGTTGTGTGGCTCCCTGTGGACAGCGAGGGTGTGGTGCAGCCGGACGTGGTCCAACGGGAGATTGAGCGCGATCCCGGGGCGGTGGCGCTGATCACCGTGATGTGGGCCAACAACGAGGTAGGCAGCATCCAGCCCGTGGCGGACATCGCAGGGCTGGCACAGAAGCACGGTATTCCAGTCCATTCGGATGCAGTGCAGGCCTTTGGCTCGGTGCCGGTCAACTTCCGGGAATCAGGCCTTTCCGCCATGTCGGTCTCCGGGCACAAGCTGGGCGGCCCGGTAGGCGTGGGCGCCCTTTTCCTGGGCCGTGCGGTGAAACTGACGCCGGTCCAGCACGGCGGGGGCCAGGAACGCGACGTGCGGTCCGGAACCCTGGACACTCCAGCCATCGCAGCCTTCGCCGCGGCGGCGGAAGCGGTCACGTCGCGCTTGGCAGCCGAGCACCAGCGCCTCAGCTCCCTGCGGGACCGGCTGATCGACGGAGTCCTGGCGACCGTCCCCGATGCTGTGCTGCGCGGCGCCCGGGGGGATGGCAGGCTTCCCGGCAACGCGCACTTCACCTTCCCTGGGTGCGAAGGGGACTCCCTTCTTTTCCTCCTGGACCTAGCAGGTGTGGAATCGTCCACGGGGTCTGCCTGCACTGCGGGCGTGCCGCGGCCCTCGCATGTCCTCCTGGCCATGGGCCTGGATGAGGACACCGCGCGCGGTGCGCAGCGCTTCACGCTGGGACACAGCTCCACCGACGCCGATGTGGACGCGTTGCTGAAGGCTTTGCCCGAGGCCTGTTCGCGGGCACGGCAGGCCGGAATGGCCGGTCACGAGTCCAGCATCCAAACCGCGGCAACCGTGGCCCGGCAGAAGCTGGGCTGA
- a CDS encoding diacylglycerol/lipid kinase family protein, with protein sequence MNQPETGPSSGAARRIVLAVNPAAAFGHHRRRRESAGHQAARYFRAAGWDVVELQADSYRSLRQQVDECLAGPDGTAALVVVGGDGMVNLGVNALAGLDVPLGIVPSGTGNDVARMLGLPLDHVAGACARIEAALVGGGRKIDVGMVTCQGVDTRFAGVLSAGFDAAVNERANTWRWPKGKNRYNLAMLRELVSFPRIHYTVTADGREWRQPAILISVANGQSIGGGMKITPDALPDDGWLDLFVVEPLSRLRFLAVFPKVFAGKHTGHPAVRISRVRAVRLEADGVVAYADGERVGPLPIVVQAVPDSLRVLC encoded by the coding sequence GTGAACCAGCCAGAAACAGGGCCCTCATCCGGAGCGGCACGCAGGATCGTCCTGGCGGTGAACCCTGCCGCGGCCTTCGGACATCATCGCCGGAGGCGGGAAAGTGCCGGCCACCAGGCCGCCCGGTACTTCCGCGCCGCCGGCTGGGACGTCGTCGAGCTTCAGGCCGACAGCTACCGCAGCCTCCGGCAGCAGGTGGATGAGTGCCTTGCCGGTCCGGACGGAACTGCAGCACTGGTGGTGGTTGGCGGTGACGGGATGGTGAACCTGGGCGTTAATGCGCTGGCGGGGCTGGACGTGCCCTTGGGGATCGTCCCCAGCGGCACCGGCAACGATGTTGCCCGGATGCTCGGGCTGCCCCTGGATCACGTTGCCGGGGCCTGCGCGCGGATCGAGGCGGCCCTGGTTGGGGGTGGGCGGAAGATCGACGTCGGAATGGTCACCTGCCAAGGTGTGGACACCCGCTTCGCCGGCGTTCTATCCGCAGGGTTTGATGCCGCAGTCAACGAGCGCGCCAACACGTGGCGGTGGCCCAAAGGCAAGAACCGCTACAACCTGGCCATGCTCCGTGAACTGGTGTCCTTCCCGAGGATCCATTACACAGTGACAGCGGACGGCCGTGAATGGCGCCAGCCGGCCATCCTGATTTCGGTGGCGAACGGACAATCCATTGGCGGCGGGATGAAGATCACTCCCGATGCCCTGCCCGACGACGGTTGGCTGGACCTGTTCGTGGTGGAGCCCCTCTCCAGGCTCCGCTTCCTGGCGGTATTCCCCAAGGTGTTTGCCGGCAAGCACACCGGGCACCCGGCCGTGCGGATCAGTCGTGTCCGCGCAGTCCGGCTGGAGGCGGACGGTGTGGTGGCTTACGCCGACGGGGAGCGCGTGGGACCCCTGCCGATCGTGGTGCAGGCGGTGCCGGACAGCCTTCGCGTCCTCTGCTGA
- a CDS encoding ABC transporter permease produces MTTLIEVPEAEPGVVAPKSKSKAGGGLGRYIVVRFFLIIPTVFILVTLVFFLMRVIGDPITAAQGGRLPPDVLAQRIHDAGYDRPVLVQYFEYLGQLLTGNFGTTITDRRPVLEVLTTFGAATLELSINALIVALAVGIPFGLVAAQHRDRTPDAFLRFFAILCYATPVFFSGLLLKLTFSVWLGWFPVAGRASTRTELTMGDLAAPSGIYWLDALRSSNFTALGDVAAHAVLPAVALGLLTAGVFLRLVRTNVIGTLGKDYVEAGRSRGVSEFRLVTKHAYKPALIPIITVMGLQIALMLGGAILTETTFEWKGLGYQLVQYLNARDFVAVQGIVVLLAIIVAVTNFIVDIIAALIDPRVRY; encoded by the coding sequence ATGACAACACTGATAGAGGTACCCGAGGCCGAGCCCGGCGTCGTTGCACCCAAGAGCAAATCCAAAGCCGGGGGAGGCCTTGGCAGATACATCGTGGTCAGGTTCTTCCTGATCATTCCCACAGTCTTTATCCTCGTCACCCTGGTGTTCTTCCTCATGAGGGTCATTGGTGACCCCATCACGGCAGCCCAAGGTGGCCGGCTCCCTCCCGACGTCCTGGCTCAACGCATTCACGACGCCGGGTACGACCGCCCGGTGCTGGTGCAGTACTTCGAATACCTGGGCCAACTGCTGACAGGAAACTTCGGCACCACCATCACGGACCGCCGTCCAGTGCTGGAGGTCCTCACCACCTTCGGCGCAGCCACCCTGGAACTGTCCATCAACGCCCTGATCGTGGCGCTCGCAGTCGGCATTCCCTTCGGGCTTGTCGCCGCGCAGCACCGTGACCGGACCCCTGATGCGTTCCTGCGGTTCTTCGCCATCCTCTGCTACGCCACCCCGGTGTTCTTCTCCGGCCTCCTCCTTAAGCTGACGTTCTCCGTCTGGCTTGGGTGGTTCCCGGTGGCGGGACGAGCGTCCACCAGGACCGAACTCACCATGGGTGACCTGGCGGCTCCCTCGGGGATCTACTGGCTGGATGCCTTGCGCAGCAGCAACTTCACCGCACTGGGAGACGTTGCTGCCCACGCAGTCCTCCCCGCCGTGGCTTTGGGTTTGCTCACCGCTGGAGTGTTCCTGCGTTTGGTGCGTACCAACGTGATCGGGACCCTTGGCAAGGATTATGTTGAAGCCGGGCGCTCCCGTGGCGTCAGCGAATTCCGGCTGGTGACCAAGCACGCGTACAAGCCAGCGCTGATTCCGATCATCACCGTCATGGGCCTGCAGATCGCGCTCATGCTGGGCGGGGCCATCCTGACCGAAACAACGTTTGAGTGGAAAGGGCTGGGTTACCAGCTGGTGCAATACCTGAACGCCCGCGACTTCGTCGCAGTGCAGGGCATCGTGGTGCTCCTGGCCATCATTGTGGCCGTCACCAACTTCATCGTGGACATCATAGCCGCGCTCATCGACCCCCGCGTGAGGTACTGA
- a CDS encoding ABC transporter substrate-binding protein encodes MALNKKALHSVIALAGISAIALTACTGPSGGGSSSAPAAGGPVAYGTTDKVTSLDPAGSYDNGSFMVMNQVYSFLLNSKPGGAEPVPDLAESASFTAPSEYTVKLKSGLKWANGHTLDSKDVKFSFDRQVAINDPAGPASLLTNIESVSAPDATTVVFKLKNANDQTFAQILSSPAAPIVDDEVFPADKVLSDDEIIKANAFYGQYTIDSYKKNELVSFKAFADYKGVLGKPANDAATIKYYASPTNLKLEIQQGAIDVAFRSLSATDIDDLRKDSKVKVLTGPGGEIRYITFNFDTMPFGTKATGADPAKALAVRQAIANLVDRQAIADQVYKGTYLPLYSNVPSGFLGANESFKDAYGDGGKPSLDKAKKVMTDAGINEPVALNLQYNPDHYGGSSGDEYAMVKEQLEKSGLFTVNLQSTEWVTYSKASRADEYPLFQFGWFPDFSDADNYLTPFFPEGGFLKNHYNNATVNELIGKQLTEADKTKREADLKDVQNALAKDISTLPLLQGAQVAVVGSGVNGVDKTLDPSFKFRLGTISK; translated from the coding sequence ATGGCACTGAACAAGAAGGCCCTGCACAGCGTTATCGCGCTAGCGGGCATCTCCGCAATCGCGTTGACGGCTTGCACCGGGCCCTCCGGCGGCGGATCCTCGTCCGCCCCTGCTGCCGGCGGCCCCGTCGCCTACGGCACTACGGACAAGGTCACTTCCCTGGACCCTGCAGGCTCCTATGACAACGGCTCATTCATGGTGATGAACCAGGTCTACTCCTTCCTTTTGAACTCCAAGCCAGGTGGCGCAGAGCCGGTGCCGGACCTCGCCGAATCAGCATCCTTCACCGCTCCCTCCGAGTACACCGTGAAGCTCAAATCCGGCCTCAAATGGGCCAACGGCCACACTCTGGACTCCAAGGACGTTAAGTTCTCCTTCGACCGCCAGGTGGCCATCAACGATCCGGCCGGCCCGGCTTCGCTGCTGACAAACATTGAAAGTGTCAGCGCTCCGGACGCCACCACAGTTGTGTTCAAGCTCAAGAACGCCAACGACCAAACCTTCGCCCAGATTCTCAGCAGCCCTGCCGCGCCGATCGTGGACGACGAAGTCTTCCCGGCAGACAAGGTCCTCTCTGACGACGAGATCATCAAGGCCAACGCGTTCTACGGCCAATACACCATTGACAGCTACAAGAAGAACGAACTTGTCAGCTTCAAGGCGTTCGCCGACTACAAGGGTGTCCTGGGCAAGCCGGCCAACGACGCTGCCACCATCAAGTACTACGCCAGCCCCACCAACCTGAAGCTCGAAATCCAGCAGGGCGCCATTGACGTTGCCTTCCGCAGCCTCAGCGCGACCGACATCGACGATCTCCGCAAGGACTCCAAGGTCAAGGTCCTCACTGGCCCGGGCGGCGAAATCCGCTACATCACCTTCAACTTCGACACCATGCCGTTCGGTACCAAGGCAACCGGGGCCGATCCCGCCAAGGCCCTGGCCGTACGTCAGGCGATCGCCAACCTGGTGGACCGGCAGGCAATCGCCGACCAGGTGTACAAGGGCACCTACCTGCCGCTGTACTCCAACGTCCCCAGCGGATTCCTCGGCGCCAACGAATCCTTCAAGGATGCCTACGGCGATGGCGGCAAGCCCAGCCTGGACAAGGCCAAGAAGGTCATGACCGATGCCGGCATCAACGAACCCGTGGCGCTGAACCTGCAGTACAACCCGGACCACTACGGTGGATCCTCAGGTGACGAGTACGCCATGGTCAAGGAACAGCTGGAGAAGTCCGGCCTCTTCACCGTGAACCTGCAGTCCACCGAATGGGTCACCTACAGCAAGGCAAGCCGCGCCGATGAATACCCGTTGTTCCAGTTCGGCTGGTTCCCGGACTTCAGCGACGCCGACAACTACCTCACGCCGTTCTTCCCTGAGGGCGGCTTCCTGAAGAACCACTACAACAACGCCACCGTCAATGAGCTCATCGGCAAGCAGCTCACTGAAGCGGACAAGACCAAGCGCGAGGCAGACCTCAAGGATGTCCAGAACGCTTTGGCCAAGGACATCTCCACCCTGCCACTCCTCCAAGGTGCCCAGGTTGCCGTGGTGGGAAGCGGAGTGAACGGCGTCGACAAGACGCTGGATCCTTCCTTCAAGTTCCGCCTCGGAACCATTTCCAAGTAA
- the mnmA gene encoding tRNA 2-thiouridine(34) synthase MnmA produces MRVLAAMSGGVDSAVAAARAVEAGHDVVGVHLALSRMPGTLRTGSRGCCTIEDSRDAWRACDVLGIPYYVWDFSERFKEDVVQDFIDEYAAGRTPNPCMRCNERIKFAALLEKAIALGFDAVCTGHYAKVIEDADGNRELHRAADWAKDQSYVLGVLTHEQLKHSMFPLADTPSKAEVRAEAERRGLSVANKPDSHDICFISDGDTRGWLAEKIEMTTGDIVDETGSKVGEHPGANAFTVGQRRGLKLGTPAADGKPRFVLEIRPKENKVVVGPEALLAIDELRGIKVSWAGLPIAEVATGAEFDCHAQVRAHGDPVPAVAKVEAVKDDDGVERAELVVTLTDPLRGVAPGQTVVLYQGSRVLGQATIDAARSLQRAALQ; encoded by the coding sequence ATGCGAGTACTTGCAGCAATGAGCGGCGGAGTCGATTCCGCCGTGGCCGCCGCCCGCGCCGTGGAGGCAGGACACGACGTCGTCGGAGTCCACCTCGCGTTGTCGCGAATGCCCGGTACCCTCCGCACAGGAAGCAGGGGTTGCTGCACTATCGAGGACTCCCGTGATGCCTGGCGCGCCTGCGATGTCCTGGGCATCCCCTACTACGTCTGGGATTTCTCTGAGCGCTTCAAGGAAGACGTGGTCCAGGACTTCATTGACGAGTACGCCGCCGGACGCACCCCCAACCCCTGCATGCGCTGCAATGAGCGCATCAAGTTTGCCGCGCTGCTGGAAAAGGCCATTGCCCTCGGTTTCGACGCCGTATGCACTGGGCACTACGCCAAAGTGATCGAGGATGCCGACGGCAACCGCGAGCTGCACCGCGCTGCCGACTGGGCCAAGGACCAGAGCTACGTTCTGGGTGTCCTGACGCACGAGCAGCTGAAGCACTCCATGTTCCCCTTGGCCGACACCCCCTCCAAGGCCGAGGTCAGGGCCGAAGCCGAGCGGCGTGGACTGTCCGTGGCCAACAAGCCTGACAGCCACGACATTTGCTTCATTTCCGACGGCGACACCCGTGGGTGGTTGGCTGAAAAGATCGAGATGACCACCGGGGACATCGTTGACGAAACGGGCAGCAAGGTTGGCGAGCACCCCGGTGCCAATGCTTTCACTGTGGGCCAGAGGCGTGGCCTGAAGCTGGGAACCCCTGCCGCCGATGGCAAGCCCCGCTTTGTCCTGGAGATCCGCCCCAAGGAAAACAAAGTGGTGGTGGGCCCCGAAGCGCTCCTGGCCATCGACGAGCTCCGGGGCATCAAGGTTTCCTGGGCCGGTTTGCCCATTGCCGAGGTTGCCACCGGAGCTGAATTCGATTGCCACGCCCAGGTGCGTGCCCATGGGGACCCCGTCCCTGCGGTTGCCAAGGTGGAAGCCGTGAAGGACGACGACGGCGTGGAACGCGCCGAACTGGTGGTCACCCTGACCGATCCCCTCAGGGGTGTGGCCCCGGGCCAGACCGTGGTGCTGTACCAAGGAAGCAGGGTCCTGGGGCAGGCCACCATTGACGCTGCGCGATCACTCCAGAGGGCAGCACTCCAGTAA
- a CDS encoding caspase family protein — protein sequence MGKAALCVGINTFKYLPQSSWLHGCVNDAEDLAAALKGQYGFDDGNVTLLRDADATKDAVMGGINSMVDAAVAGTINHLVLTFSSHGTQIPDTTGDEDDSLDEAFACHDINNSGDSWDPATVISDDELGTVFARLPQGVLMDVVLDTCHSGTGLKSLDLLPGRRPRFLPAPEPAAAVENDDKETRTLRDMVKAAKLSAPVLMAACRSDQTAADALLEGRYNGAFTYNFLKALTSDPKLGRADLLKLVTKGLKAGGFDQVAQLEAAKAARKTAWGA from the coding sequence ATGGGAAAAGCAGCCCTCTGCGTGGGGATCAATACGTTCAAGTACCTTCCCCAATCGAGCTGGCTCCACGGATGCGTCAACGACGCCGAGGACTTGGCCGCTGCGCTCAAAGGACAGTACGGTTTCGACGACGGGAATGTCACCCTCCTGCGCGATGCCGACGCAACCAAGGACGCAGTCATGGGTGGGATCAACAGCATGGTGGATGCTGCCGTGGCGGGTACCATCAACCACTTGGTGTTGACGTTTTCAAGCCACGGAACACAAATTCCCGATACCACCGGCGACGAGGATGACAGCCTGGATGAGGCCTTCGCCTGCCATGACATCAACAACTCCGGGGATTCCTGGGATCCGGCAACCGTCATTTCCGATGACGAGTTGGGGACTGTTTTCGCCAGGCTCCCCCAAGGGGTCCTCATGGACGTCGTTTTGGACACCTGCCACAGCGGAACGGGGCTGAAATCCCTGGACCTTTTGCCGGGACGACGCCCGCGCTTCCTTCCTGCCCCTGAACCGGCTGCCGCCGTCGAAAACGACGACAAGGAGACCCGGACCCTGCGGGACATGGTCAAAGCGGCCAAGCTTTCAGCCCCGGTCCTGATGGCCGCGTGCAGGTCCGACCAAACAGCAGCCGATGCCCTGCTGGAGGGCCGGTACAACGGCGCCTTCACGTACAACTTCCTCAAAGCACTCACGAGCGATCCCAAGCTGGGGCGGGCAGACCTGCTCAAGCTTGTCACCAAAGGTTTGAAGGCCGGCGGCTTTGACCAGGTAGCCCAGCTGGAGGCAGCGAAAGCCGCACGAAAGACAGCCTGGGGAGCTTGA
- a CDS encoding ABC transporter permease — protein sequence MTTPTLTPPRQPLLSRIPVVSHLRKSVGLQRGMLIVGVVLSGLFILTSIFAPLLAPYGYSQLSDASGSFPTQAAPGGKHLLGTTVGGYDVLSRVIWGSQTAVTVIVVSVAMSLFLGVALGLLSGYFGGWLDRILVVIADAIYAFPTLLLAIVISIVISRGQSSFWGGIFSCAFSITVVFVPQYFRVIRAETIRLKAEPFVESAKVLGASSIRIISRHIFKNATRTLPLMFTLNASEAILTLAGLGFLGFGIEPTSAAEWGFDLNKALADTSSGIWWTGVFPGIAIVLTVLGLTLVGESINDLNDPRIRGRKRAGAPPAKPAPGTPSAPAEAGKP from the coding sequence ATGACCACTCCAACACTGACACCACCGCGGCAGCCGCTCCTGTCCAGGATCCCCGTGGTTTCCCACCTCAGGAAGAGCGTGGGACTCCAGCGCGGGATGTTGATTGTGGGGGTGGTCCTGAGCGGGCTGTTCATCCTCACCAGTATTTTTGCCCCGCTCCTTGCCCCCTATGGATACTCGCAACTCAGCGACGCATCCGGTTCCTTCCCCACACAGGCAGCTCCGGGCGGAAAACACCTGCTGGGAACCACTGTTGGTGGCTACGACGTGTTGTCCCGGGTGATCTGGGGCTCACAAACCGCCGTGACTGTGATTGTTGTTTCGGTGGCCATGTCCCTGTTCCTGGGTGTGGCACTGGGGCTTCTGAGCGGCTACTTCGGTGGATGGCTGGACCGGATCCTGGTGGTCATCGCCGATGCCATCTACGCTTTCCCCACCCTGCTCCTGGCGATCGTGATCTCGATTGTGATCAGCCGCGGGCAATCCAGTTTCTGGGGCGGAATCTTCTCCTGCGCCTTCTCCATCACGGTGGTCTTTGTGCCCCAGTATTTCCGGGTGATCCGCGCCGAGACCATCCGGCTGAAGGCTGAGCCTTTCGTTGAGTCCGCAAAGGTGCTCGGTGCGTCAAGTATCCGCATCATCAGCCGGCACATCTTCAAGAACGCCACCAGGACCCTTCCCCTCATGTTCACGTTGAACGCCTCCGAGGCGATCCTGACCCTGGCCGGACTGGGCTTCCTGGGATTTGGTATTGAACCCACCTCCGCAGCCGAGTGGGGCTTCGACCTCAACAAAGCGCTGGCCGATACGTCCTCCGGTATTTGGTGGACAGGAGTCTTCCCGGGCATCGCAATCGTCCTCACCGTCCTGGGGTTGACCCTGGTGGGGGAGAGCATCAACGATCTCAACGACCCCCGTATCCGCGGACGCAAACGGGCCGGAGCACCACCGGCCAAGCCTGCACCAGGAACGCCGTCCGCCCCGGCAGAGGCAGGAAAGCCATGA